In Acetonema longum DSM 6540, the sequence GCTGTTAAAACGGTTCCCATCCCAGCCCAGATTGTATAGGTAATATTCAGGGGAATGGTAGTCATTGCTTGAGCAACTATATAAAAAGAAGCACTCATGCCCACAGCAAAAGCAATACTCGGATAAAGTTTCGTAAAACCTGCTGAATATTTCATCATAGATGTAGAAAAGACCTCTAAAACGATTGCTACTGCCAAATATATATACCCGCTCATTGGTTTTCACCTCTGGTTAAAGTAATTAATTGGTCTAAGATTTTTTCTCGAATATCTTCTTGTAAATCCATGCCATATAACTGATTAAAATACATACCATCAGCTGCAAGTCTGACAATAGTCGCAAGAATGGGGTCAATATTGTCATTCTCAATATGTACGTGCAATGCTTGGAATCTTTCAGCCATGGACTTTAATAATTCTGGATTTGTTGCAGCAGCTGCTAAAAAGGCTGTATTCATCTCCGCATTAATTTGAGTAAAAGTTAGTATTGTATATGCTCTAATCCATTTCCCCTTTTCACACGGGTCTGCATTAACAGCAGAATGTATTCCATGAACAAAACTTTGCGTTAAATAATCAACCATCCCTTCCAATAGAGCATCTTTATTGGGAAAATGATACAATAAACCACCTTTGCTAACGGCCGCTTTTTTTGCAACCGCTTCCAAAGTCAAAGAAAGGACGCCTTCAGTATTTATAACTTCTGCGGCAGCCTTAAGTATTTGCGCAATATCGACAGTTATGGACTGAATCCGACGGAGTTTGGAGTGCTGGAATTCTTGTTCCATAAGGGTGCCCATCCATTGCAGCAGATCGGCAATTTTATTTTGATAACCAGTGGCACGATAACGTATGTAATGGACAAGCTGGAGAAGAAAGGCCTGATCGTCCGCAACCCTTGCGAAAAAGACCACCGCATTATTTATGCTGAAATCACGGAAGCCGGCAGGAAAAGAATGTCCGAAATCTTGCCCGGACATTATCTGGCCATTGCAACGGCGCTGGAAGGCCTTAATTCTGAAGAAAAGGAACAAGCGATTCATCTGCTCAAAAAGATCAGTTTTTCTGTGTCCAATGCAAGTCGGGGGTAATATGATTTAAGGAAACAGCAAATACTTCCGGAAGGAGATATGAATCATGACAACTCCAGCTAAGGCGCCCTTGCTGTTTGTAGGGCATGGGTCGCCGCTCAATGCGATTGAAAACAATCAATACA encodes:
- a CDS encoding TetR/AcrR family transcriptional regulator; protein product: MEQEFQHSKLRRIQSITVDIAQILKAAAEVINTEGVLSLTLEAVAKKAAVSKGGLLYHFPNKDALLEGMVDYLTQSFVHGIHSAVNADPCEKGKWIRAYTILTFTQINAEMNTAFLAAAATNPELLKSMAERFQALHVHIENDNIDPILATIVRLAADGMYFNQLYGMDLQEDIREKILDQLITLTRGENQ